From Prevotella melaninogenica, the proteins below share one genomic window:
- a CDS encoding IS1634 family transposase, which translates to MHANVQTRINPATGDMAPYYRIKESYRDVQGHVHSLILLNIGFEPSLTAVQVRKIAYALTERFKNRSTPSLLKEHLEGLTPIEQAKADEWWIRMEKEGGIDRFNKEEQKSLRKYENYIDLETANYTDARNVGAEWLCKQTIDKLQLEGFLRKNGWTENAIHTALSALIVRTVYAVSERSSYYYLRDNSAAGELYNGVPDWTPGINSLYNITDKLYELKEQLERHLCSVTDDLFNIDNKLMLFDLTNFYFEGSKRNSDKAKFGRSKEKRSDCKLLVLALCINQEGFIRYSSILEGNTADPKSLPNMIDTLAKKNPSRTKDTLVVMDAGVATEENLELIKKKGYNYLCVSRTKMKDYTLSDDNKSVTVMDARRQKVTLKEVKTEDDKDYYLEITSPSKAMTESSMNRVWKERFEMELQRINDGISKKGGTKTYEKVVERTGRAIQKYPSIAKFYQISYIKDEKKLKEMLRVDWEIKDLSAMESGHGVYFLRSNVRTLSERVTWEYYNLIREIECTNRQLKNDLNLRPIYHQKDERSDAHLFFGLLAYWVVNTIRCQLKREGESCYWTEIVRRMSTQKLVTTKGKNPLGENTEMRQCSSPSKQAKQIYDKLNLKHSPFKKNKICRTQSP; encoded by the coding sequence ATGCACGCAAATGTACAGACACGAATCAACCCTGCCACAGGGGACATGGCTCCTTATTATCGCATCAAGGAGTCATATCGTGACGTGCAGGGTCATGTACATTCGCTAATTCTGTTGAACATCGGGTTCGAACCTTCACTTACTGCTGTACAGGTTCGAAAAATTGCATATGCTCTTACCGAACGCTTCAAAAACAGAAGTACACCCTCGCTTCTCAAAGAACACCTTGAGGGTCTTACTCCTATTGAACAGGCAAAGGCTGACGAATGGTGGATCCGTATGGAGAAAGAAGGTGGAATCGATCGGTTTAATAAGGAAGAGCAGAAGTCGCTGAGAAAATATGAGAACTACATAGACCTTGAGACGGCAAACTATACTGACGCAAGGAATGTTGGTGCAGAGTGGCTCTGCAAGCAGACGATAGACAAGCTGCAGTTAGAGGGTTTTCTGCGCAAAAACGGCTGGACGGAGAATGCAATACACACGGCTTTGTCAGCATTGATTGTTCGCACGGTATATGCTGTTTCTGAACGTTCATCTTATTATTATTTGCGCGATAACTCGGCTGCTGGCGAACTTTACAATGGAGTTCCTGACTGGACACCAGGAATCAATTCTCTGTATAATATCACTGACAAGTTATATGAACTAAAGGAACAGTTAGAGCGTCATTTGTGCAGCGTTACTGACGACCTCTTTAATATAGACAACAAGTTGATGCTCTTCGACTTAACCAACTTCTATTTCGAGGGTAGTAAGCGTAATAGCGATAAAGCCAAGTTCGGTCGTTCAAAAGAAAAACGCTCTGACTGTAAGCTACTTGTACTTGCATTATGTATCAATCAAGAAGGTTTTATACGTTATTCTTCTATCTTAGAGGGTAATACAGCAGATCCCAAGTCTCTACCCAATATGATTGATACGCTGGCAAAGAAGAATCCATCAAGAACAAAGGATACGCTTGTTGTCATGGATGCAGGTGTTGCCACGGAAGAGAACTTGGAGCTAATAAAGAAAAAGGGTTACAATTATCTCTGCGTATCCCGTACGAAAATGAAAGACTATACGCTCAGTGATGATAACAAGAGTGTTACGGTAATGGATGCCCGTCGGCAAAAGGTAACGCTGAAAGAGGTTAAGACAGAGGATGATAAGGATTATTATCTCGAAATAACATCTCCTTCGAAAGCTATGACAGAGTCATCCATGAACAGGGTTTGGAAAGAGCGTTTTGAGATGGAACTGCAGAGGATAAACGATGGAATCTCCAAGAAAGGTGGAACAAAAACCTATGAAAAGGTTGTTGAACGTACAGGACGTGCCATACAGAAGTACCCTTCTATAGCGAAGTTCTACCAGATAAGCTACATAAAAGATGAGAAGAAACTCAAGGAGATGCTGCGTGTAGACTGGGAGATAAAAGACCTCTCGGCAATGGAATCTGGTCACGGAGTCTATTTCCTCCGCAGCAATGTCAGGACACTTTCTGAGCGTGTGACATGGGAATACTACAATCTCATTCGTGAGATAGAATGCACGAACAGGCAACTAAAGAATGACCTCAACCTCCGTCCTATCTATCATCAGAAAGATGAGCGAAGCGACGCACACCTCTTCTTCGGTTTATTAGCCTACTGGGTGGTAAACACTATCCGTTGTCAATTAAAACGAGAAGGAGAATCCTGTTACTGGACCGAGATAGTACGACGTATGAGTACCCAAAAGCTCGTCACCACAAAAGGGAAGAATCCATTAGGTGAGAACACCGAGATGCGCCAATGTAGTAGTCCTTCAAAGCAAGCAAAACAGATATACGATAAGTTGAACTTAAAACACTCACCATTCAAAAAGAATAAAATTTGTAGGACACAGAGCCCATAA